The Mucilaginibacter gracilis genomic interval AACGGGCTCTTCATCGGTTGTAATTGAAACGGTATTCAAAAGCAAAAAATAAAACTCAATTGATGGTTTTGCCAGGTTTACTAAAACGAATATAGCCTGATTGCTTTATCCGTTTGTATAACATGTTTTCAATAGTTTATATCATCTTAACATACACTTCAATTAAAAAGTGCGTCGAGCTTACGGTTGGCGCCGCCTTTGTTCATGGCTGCATCATATACCGGCAAGGCTGCGTTACCATCAATAAAGCCTAATACAAGGCACTCGCCTTTGGCTAAGGTTAAAGTATGTGTACCCGCAGCAAAGCTGTAGGCATGAATATTTACGGGGGGCATATCTGTAAAAACAATGGCATTGCCTATTTTAATCTCCGCCTGGCCGTAATCGTTGGCACTGGCATCATTCTCTAAAGTTGGCTCTGCGGAATATTTAGCGCCCTTCTCCTTAAAAAAGCCAACCAATAGCTTAACAGATTTATCTGTGCTGAATTTAAGGGTAGTACCCTGAGCTATTTGTTGCTTTTGGGATAATTTAACACCTTGCAGGTTTTTGAGTAAACCATCATAAACATTGGTAACCAGGCTTGTATCGGTGTAAACCGAAGAGTTTTGGTTCAAAGTATAAATACCCTGCGTGCCCGATAACCAGGTTACGTTTGCAGGCTCTAAAACAAGTTCGTGAGTTTGGGAAGCCTCGCCTGCATGCAGTTTTAACGAATCTACATTTTTGATGTACCGGCTCAATTCCTGCTCATATTTGGGCAGCAGTTCAACCCAGGTTTTATTTTTACCGTCGTTACCGCCTATTGGTATTTTGCGCTGCCCGGTTTGCATACTGTTGGCGTAGAGGTAGGTATCTTTAGTTAAATTGGCTAATTGCTTAAAGTGCGCCACACTGCTCTGCATATGCGGGATAGCATTTTGCAAATCGGCAAGGTTATTTGAGTATTTGTAATTTAATATTAAAAGTGCTGCCTTTGCCTTTTCTGCATAAAAATTGGCAAGCTCGTTGTAGCAATATATATCGTTTTTTAAGCGTTTAAACTCAAGCTTACCGGCCTTTACACCGGCTTCCGCAGCATCAATTGCTGCAACGGCGGCTTGGCCTTCGGCTATTACATCGTTTATTACGTTAACCGGAGTTTCGCCAATATGTGGTTGGTGCTTAAATTCCTTCTCGGCATATTCGGAAAGCATCTCCCCTTCCGGCCCTTCCGAGTTATACAACAAGGTAAACAAACCGTACCTTTCGGGATTAACCAACTGACTCATAAACATGCCTAACGTTAAGGTTTGGCGGTTACCATCGGTAATACCGAAACGGCGCAACAGCTTAGGCGCTATTTCGCCCGATTGCTCATAAGCTTCTAAAATATTAGCACTATGTTGGATGTCGCAACCGTACTTTTCGGCAAGCTGTTTATCCCAATATACTTTTTCGGCTTCTCTGTCGCGGTGGCAATTCCAGGAATATCGCGCCCATTCTTTGTACCATATCCAATCCCTATCCATTTGCAACAAACGGGTATCAGCCTTATCGGCTGTGTAGGGCCAGTCCCAATAAGATGCCTGCGGGTAA includes:
- a CDS encoding alpha-d-galacturonidase; translation: MKAFFKIQLLLLSVFCFFGAHAIPVRAKQTITIVTSVNSPVRVSFGAGRLTAALTAKGYKVVNAHQITAKGRVIVIGVTGSDAILAATKQWHLPMKKVAFHKEGFMLSSSAQKNIVVEGLDNSGALYGCIELADEVKDTGTLPEQIAKADHPEMVLRGACIGMQKSTYLPGRGVYEYPYTPESFPWFYDKAMWLKYLDQMVENRMNSLYLWNGHPFASLVRLKDYPYAVEVSDETFKKNEEIFKFLTQEADKRGIWVIQMFYNIIVSKPFAEHNHMKTQDRNRPIIPLIADYTRKSIAAFVEKYPNVGLMVCLGEAMEGVGQDDVDWFTKTIIPGVKDGLKALGKTEEPPIVLRAHDTDAPTVMKYALPLYKNLYTEAKYNGEALTTYTPHGPWAELHRTLSHLGSVQIENIHIMANLEPFRYGSADFIQKCVQAMHSVYESNGLHIYPQASYWDWPYTADKADTRLLQMDRDWIWYKEWARYSWNCHRDREAEKVYWDKQLAEKYGCDIQHSANILEAYEQSGEIAPKLLRRFGITDGNRQTLTLGMFMSQLVNPERYGLFTLLYNSEGPEGEMLSEYAEKEFKHQPHIGETPVNVINDVIAEGQAAVAAIDAAEAGVKAGKLEFKRLKNDIYCYNELANFYAEKAKAALLILNYKYSNNLADLQNAIPHMQSSVAHFKQLANLTKDTYLYANSMQTGQRKIPIGGNDGKNKTWVELLPKYEQELSRYIKNVDSLKLHAGEASQTHELVLEPANVTWLSGTQGIYTLNQNSSVYTDTSLVTNVYDGLLKNLQGVKLSQKQQIAQGTTLKFSTDKSVKLLVGFFKEKGAKYSAEPTLENDASANDYGQAEIKIGNAIVFTDMPPVNIHAYSFAAGTHTLTLAKGECLVLGFIDGNAALPVYDAAMNKGGANRKLDALFN